A section of the Rhea pennata isolate bPtePen1 chromosome 24, bPtePen1.pri, whole genome shotgun sequence genome encodes:
- the CRTAM gene encoding cytotoxic and regulatory T-cell molecule yields the protein MTFTRVLHIAALLLMQGDFPEVDSETVTLREGEDLKLHCSLGSDNSSARQWLNPHGFAIFLNTQQGLRDQRYRLIHYSKEELSIQLSNVTVHDEGVYKCFYYSTPFKTKNETVEVLAAPSKPVVEASQDTDKSITLSCYTKGSKPQPQITWLLDNGMELPGDTKHKLEADGKKWTTISRLTVLAYRPNSTSSCIVRHEVLGEEKLTASFRFESFTRTVITTNSAPTTLDVDTSISRNERSTVTTEKTDLKSSTAFSLSYPQYNGSEITPAAAEDEEFSGTWSYNIPNGTETAFNGTVTGELYTTEALPSSENLTVISTITFKQDLKFEGIEKKKKNLLLPILVAALIFVLLIIILLFMRKLRKAHGLWKRENDTSEQTLESYKSRCNEDNPGHEKNGQVVNQKSNVQYVTEGYVETTQKNPRQKNFAMAEKLFACGKETDV from the exons ATGACCTTCACCCGGGTGCTACATATTGCAGCTCTCTTACTCATGCAAG GGGATTTTCCAGAAGTTGACAGTGAAACTGTAACCCTAAGGGAAGGCGAGGACTTAAAGCTCCATTGTAGTCTTGGAAGTGACAACAGTTCTGCCCGACAGTGGTTAAACCCTCACGGATTTGCCATTTTTCTAAACACCCAGCAGG GTTTAAGAGATCAGAGGTACAGACTTATCCATTATTCAAAGGAAGAACTATCTATCCAACTGTCTAATGTAACAGTGCACGATGAAGGCGTATATAAATGCTTCTACTACAGCACCCCATTCAAAACCAAGAATGAAACTGTTGAGGTGTTAG CTGCTCCTTCCAAACCAGTAGTGGAAGCATCTCAAGATACAGATAAAAGCATTACACTGTCATGCTACACGAAAGGAAGTAAACCACAGCCCCAGATCACCTGGCTGTTGGACAATGGGATGGAGCTGCCTG GTGACACTAAGCACAAGTTAGAAGCCGATGGGAAGAAATGGACCACAATCAGCAGGCTGACAGTACTAGCGTACAGGCCCAATTCAACGTCCAGTTGCATTGTTCGCCATGAAGTGCTAGGAGAAGAGAAACTGACTGCATCCTTCCGGTTCGAGAGCTTCACTAGGACCG TGATAACTACAAATTCTGCTCCAACCACACTAGATGTAGATACAAGCATTTCCAGGAATGAGCGCTCAACAG TGActacagaaaaaacagatcTGAAGAGTAGTACAGCTTTTTCTCTAAGCTACCCACAATATAACG GGTCAGAAATaacaccagctgcagcagaagatGAAGAATTCTCTGGTACTTGGAGTTACAACATCCCCAATG ggACTGAAACAGCATTCAATGGAACAGTCACAGGAGAACTTTACACAACAGAAGCCTTACCATCAAGTGAAAATTTAACTGTGATTTCCACCATCACCTTCA AGCAAGATCTGAAATTTGAAGGCATcgaaaagaagaagaagaatcttcTGCTGCCAATCTTGGTGGCTGCTCTAATTTTTGTGCTGCTCATCATAATCTTGCTTTTTATGAGGAAGCTGAGAAAAGCTCATGGATTGTGGAAGAGAG AGAATGATACTTCAGAGCAAACACTGGAGAGTTATAAATCCAGGTGTAATGAAGACAATCCAGGTCATGAGAAGAACGGGCAAG TTGTCAATCAGAAGTCCAATGTGCAATATGTAACAGAAGGATATGTGGAAACAACACAGAAGAATCCAAGACAGAAAAACTTTGCAATGGCTGAGAAACTGTTTGCATGTGGAAAGGAAACTGATGTATAG